The following are encoded in a window of Manihot esculenta cultivar AM560-2 chromosome 8, M.esculenta_v8, whole genome shotgun sequence genomic DNA:
- the LOC122724432 gene encoding uncharacterized protein LOC122724432, with protein sequence MTCWISYPGLKSSLKLTLKAAITKFGSRREMNRRSPSRLRKSQRRTFAASSSSIDILQESELVINLKKCIYMTERVLFLGFVVSTERIHVDEQKKEKVQKFAWTDAANNSFEKIKDKLTSVPFLALPNFDKLFKVKCDACRVGIGGVLLQSKRPIAFFSEKLNEPRKKWSTYEQ encoded by the exons ATGACATGCTGGATCAGCTATCCGGGTCTAAAGTCTTCTTTAAAATTGACCTTAAAAGCAGCCATCACCAAGTTCGgatcaaggagggagatgaatagAAGATcgccttcaagactaaggaag TCGCAGCGAAGAACATTTGCAGCATCTTCGTCAAGTATTGACATCTTACAAGAAAGTGAGCTAGTTATTAATCTTAAGAAGTGCATTTATATGACGGAGCGTGTTCTGTTCCTGGGATTCGTTGTTAGTACAGAaaggatacatgttgatgagcaGAAG aaagagaaaGTGCAGAAATTTGCTTGGACTGATGCTGCCAACAATAGCTTTGAaaagattaaagataagcttacttctgtCCCTTTTCTTGCTCTACCcaattttgataaattgtttAAGGTTAAATGTGATGCTTGTAGAGTTGGGATTGGTGGAGTGTTGTTacagtctaaaaggcctattgctttctttagtgagaaattgaatgaaCCTAGGAAAAAGTGGTCCACTTATGAGCAGTAG